The nucleotide sequence AATAAAAACAACGATACCGCTTCTTAGGAATATCTTCAATAATCCTATGTTTGTTAAGGGTGATATTGCCACTGATTTCTTGAGCGGTTTAGAGGAGGAATCCAAAACATGAATACGGGATATCCTGGATATGACAACATACAATTGGGAGATATACGGCTAGATAATGAAGTCATAAAAAACATTGCCATAAAAGCTGCGACCGAGGTGCAAGGTGTGCACGAACTGCAAAAGGGCCGTATACGGGATATGTGGAGCACCTTGACAGGCAAAACGTCCGCTATGGGAGCCCGGCTTGATTTTCGCGGCAATACTGAATTGAGTATAAAATTGAATCTTACGGTTGAATACGGAGTCAATATAACGGACGCCGCCTCCGCCGTGCAGGAGAACGTAAAAAAAGCTGTTGAGTACATGACAGGACTTAACGTTATCAATGTAACCGTAAACATAATCGGGATGCACTTGAGAAAATAGAGAAGGAGGGTGGGCAAAATGAGAATATTCAGCGGATTTACTATGTTTTTCTACACGGTCGTATTTTTGGCAATAGGATGCGGGCTTATTCTCCTGGTTCTGAACAGGGTACCGATAAACGATTTTGAGCGCGCCATGGAATACCTGTACAATAACATGAATCTCAGGATAAGTATCGGCTTGGTCGGGCTTTTAATAATCATGTACAGCATTGTGGCGCTGCAGGTCGCATTGGGAACCATGCAAAGAGAAAAGACCATCGCATTTGAGAACCCCAGCGGCCAGGTTACAATATCGCTTTCCGCTATAGAAGACTTCATACGGCGGACATCGGACCACATGCCGGAAGTAAAGGAACTGCGCGCGAATGTTACGGCAGGTAAAAAAGGGATAAATGTAATAAACCGCGCGGTCATCTACTCGGATACCAACATACCGGAAGTAACCGAGAAGATACAAGGTATGCTCAAGAATAAAATCCAAGAGATGCTCGGCATTGAAGAAGCTATAAATGTAAAAATACATATCGCTAAGATTGTGCCCGCTGAATCGCCCGAGGCGAAGAATCAGAAGGCGCGCGGAAGGGATGATAAGAGGACTCTCTTTCGCGGAATAGAATACGGAAATACTTAAAAAGGAGAAGTTAAATGGAGAAAATAGGCGTATTAACAGGAGGCGGAGATTGTCCCGGCATAAACCCCGTAATAAGAGGGGTGGTAAGGGCTGCCCTGAAAGATAACAAATACGAAGTAATCGGGCTATTAGACGGATGGCAAGGTATGCTGACAAAAGAGCATGTAAAACTTGATCTGAATTCTGTCTCGGGCATACTCCATCGTGGCGGCACCATACTGGGAACGAGCAGGACAAACCCTTACAAAAAAGAAGGCGGTCCCGCAAAATGCATTCAAAACTTCAAAGAGCTTAAACTGGATGCGCTTATTGCGATTGGCGGAGAGGATACGTTGGGCGTTGCCAATAAGCTTCACAGAGAAGGACTTAATGTAGTGGCCGTGCCAAAAACTATTGATAATGATTTATCAGCTACTGACTTCACGTTCGGCTTTGACACCGCAGTAAATATCGCTACGGAAGCAATAGACAGGCTGCATACC is from Candidatus Omnitrophota bacterium and encodes:
- a CDS encoding Asp23/Gls24 family envelope stress response protein, whose protein sequence is MNTGYPGYDNIQLGDIRLDNEVIKNIAIKAATEVQGVHELQKGRIRDMWSTLTGKTSAMGARLDFRGNTELSIKLNLTVEYGVNITDAASAVQENVKKAVEYMTGLNVINVTVNIIGMHLRK
- the amaP gene encoding alkaline shock response membrane anchor protein AmaP, with translation MRIFSGFTMFFYTVVFLAIGCGLILLVLNRVPINDFERAMEYLYNNMNLRISIGLVGLLIIMYSIVALQVALGTMQREKTIAFENPSGQVTISLSAIEDFIRRTSDHMPEVKELRANVTAGKKGINVINRAVIYSDTNIPEVTEKIQGMLKNKIQEMLGIEEAINVKIHIAKIVPAESPEAKNQKARGRDDKRTLFRGIEYGNT